A genomic region of Lasioglossum baleicum chromosome 16, iyLasBale1, whole genome shotgun sequence contains the following coding sequences:
- the Cap gene encoding cbl-associated protein isoform X20 — translation MKDPEVKMPNANLPRVQDLERSPEWTKLADEINDLEKMCHLNNHRHSKKPLPKYQSCERHSVPQVQKATSVWIDDFDNHRQPPSPDRWNWKPKTEFERSYFFDEYHHHQFEENRRKPKPFSFSEEGQRPSTEPEITTTNEKLASYKGTRERLHEIFERNRYLRRQFFSNYTCNDDYPKDFEARKKYSTSGFGSTETLASQSNQSSISSIDRKPRSRVNITPELEEESSRYSKGNIPKNCTSVQDDSSPHNLKGNLSSFGDLPKTCLTLQDNTVFASEAAIKVRDYLRDDLSSPRSLDHQFPKTRDDKGAANQFNEKHKPEISEVHRFPKQQQASMKSLSPRTCDGKQGTNTFYQKQEPAISTDVFSTRSSKGSYRQQSFCKSLPDLSLLQSARQVRLFESQVDSSETLKEDHGHSSQPDLQGLSRNTSFSRWNSSARLKEDHGRFASQADLQDLSRNTSLSQMDLITGKSKEHELADPSPSMSLRRAKIARIPAPLDLSKVNEEFEELQALEDVDVSLIRDYDRPLNGLATVIKDDCSDDDVRNESLCCSFSKGHSGKCVLTSMEELQSPQLVYNSDSSIVDPNNQRSRIVDLDQVNSSSAASGTGTTLPSVYGPIPYKSPRRYVEGEVTIHYRSPVRTEAKEPLSEEELSRRSAENMRRVYQEERRRKYLQELHDIDSRRHTDNFIPSQKSPIPLNRYDDFVDDLSHRSRSQEQTPEPRLVARALYNFIGQSSRELNFRRGDIIFVRRQVDKNWYEGEHNAMIGLFPSNYVEILPYDGMRTTPKKSYEGQARAKFNFVAQTNLELSLAKGEIVVLTRRVDENWYEGRIGNRKGIFPISYVEVLTEPGHRSETPTQCKPVASPAAHSLLANGSAGGKMSMGPHHYMPSIPVNINTTQPHYNSLPRMGGSKLHVTQLSEALHINTHSEQIPYRALYPYRPQNEDELELKEGDMVYVMEKCDDGWYVGSSQRTGYFGTFPGNYVERL, via the exons ATGAAAGACCCCGAAGTGAAAATGCCAAACGCCAACCTCCCTCGCGTCCAGGACCTCGAAAGGAGTCCGGAATGGACGAAGCTAGCCGACGAGATCAACGACCTGGAGAAGATGTGTCACCTGAACAACCATCGCCACTCGAAAAAACCATTACCAAAGTACCAGAGCTGCGAGAGGCACTCGGTACCCCAAGTGCAGAAAGCAACATCAGTCTGGATCGATGACTTTGATAACCACCGTCAGCCTCCTTCCCCAGACCGCTGGAACTGGAAGCCGAAGACGGAGTTCGAGAGAAGCTACTTCTTCGACGAGTACCATCACCACCAGTTCGAAGAGAACCGAAGGAAACCGAAACCTTTCAGCTTCTCCGAAGAAGGTCAACGACCTTCAACAGAACCAGAAATAACGACAACAAATGAGAAGCTCGCCAGTTACAAGGGAACTAGAGAGAGACTTCACGAGATCTTCGAGAGGAACAGGTACCTGAGGAGGCAGTTCTTCTCGAATTATACGTGTAACGACGATTACCCGAAGGATTTTGAGGCTAGGAAGAAGTACAGTACCAGTGGATTTGGCAGCACAGAGACGTTGGCTAGTCAGAGCAACCAGTCATCCATCAGTAGTATAGATAGGAAGCCTCGCAGTCGAGTTAACATCACGCCAGAACTGGAAGAGGAAAGTTCACGTTACTCGAAGGGGAATATACCTAAGAACTGTACGAGTGTGCAGGATGATTCAAGTCCCCATAACTTGAAGGGTAATCTGTCCAGCTTTGGGGACCTCCCTAAGACCTGCCTAACCTTGCAGGATAACACTGTCTTCGCTTCTGAAGCTGCTATAAAAGTTAGAGATTATCTTAGGGATGACTTATCGAGTCCTCGTTCCCTGGATCACCAATTCCCCAAGACACGCGATGACAAGGGAGCAGCAAATCAATTTAATGAGAAGCATAAACCTGAAATTTCCGAGGTTCATCGGTTTCCCAAGCAACAACAGGCATCGATGAAGAGCCTCTCGCCTAGGACATGCGACGGCAAGCAAGGGACAAATACATTTTATCAAAAGCAAGAACCTGCGATCTCAACGGACGTGTTTTCTACGAGATCGTCGAAGGGAAGCTACCGTCAACAGAGCTTCTGCAAGTCGCTGCCGGACCTGTCGCTCCTGCAGAGCGCTCGTCAGGTTCGTTTGTTTGAGAGCCAGGTGGACTCCAGTGAGACATTGAAGGAGGATCATGGTCACTCGTCTCAACCTGATCTGCAGGGTCTGTCGCGGAACACGAGCTTCAGCCGGTGGAACTCCAGTGCAAGATTGAAGGAGGATCACGGTCGCTTCGCGTCGCAAGCTGATCTGCAGGATCTGTCGCGGAATACGAGCCTGAGCCAGATGGACTTGATCACTGGGAAATCGAAAGAGCACGAGCTTGCAGATCCGTCGCCGAGCATGAGCCTGCGGAGAGCCAAGATCGCAAGGATCCCCGCGCCGTTGGACCTGTCCAAGGTGAACGAGGAGTTCGAGGAGCTGCAAGCGTTGGAGGACGTCGACGTGTCCTTGATCCGCGATTACGATCGTCCGTTGAACGGGTTGGCCACGGTGATCAAGGATGACTGCTCCGACGATGATGTACGCAACGAGAGTTTATGTTGTTCATTCTCGAAGGGACACTCCGGAAAATGTGTTTTGACCTCGATGGAGGAGCTGCAGTCGCCGCAGCTTGTGTACAATTCGGATAGCTCGATCGTCGATCCGAATAATCAGAGATCACGGATTGTTGACCTCGATCAGGTGAATTCGAGCAGCGCCGCTTCTGGGACCGGAACCACGCTTCCTTCAGTTTACGGACCGATTCCATACA AATCACCGAGGCGTTACGTGGAGGGCGAGGTGACGATTCACTACCGTTCGCCGGTGCGTACAGAGGCGAAAGAGCCATTGAGCGAGGAAGAGCTCAGTCGTCGGAGCGCGGAGAATATGCGACGCGTCTATCAAGAAGAACGTCGTCGCAAGTATCTCCAAGAACTCCACGATATTGATTCACGCCGGCACACTGACAACTTCAT ACCGTCCCAGAAGTCGCCGATTCCTCTGAACCGTTACGACGACTTCGTCGACGATCTCAGCCACAGGAGCAGATCCCAGGAGCAAACACCAGAACCGAGACTCGTAGCGAGAGCACTTTACAACTTTATCGGGCAATCTTCGAGAGAATTGAATTTCCGTCGCGGTGACATAATATTTGTGCGTCGCCAGGTAGACAAGAACTGGTACGAAGGCGAACATAATGCCATGATCGGATTGTTCCCGTCGAATTATGTTGAG ATTTTACCATATGATGGGATGCGAACGACACCAAAGAAATCGTACGAGGGCCAGGCACGCGCCAAATTCAACTTCGTCGCACAGACGAATCTTGAACTGTCTCTCGCAAAAG GAGAAATCGTCGTCCTAACGAGAAGAGTCGACGAAAACTGGTACGAGGGGCGAATTGGAAATCGAAAAGGAATATTCCCCATATCTTACGTCGAAGTTCTAACAGAGCCTGGACATAGATCAG AAACACCGACACAGTGCAAGCCAGTCGCTTCTCCAGCGGCACACAGCCTTCTAGCAAATGGATCAGCTGGAGGAAAAATGAGTATGGGTCCTCATCATTATATGCCGTCCATACCGGTTAATATAAACACAACCCAGCCCCACTACAACTCACTG CCACGTATGGGAGGGAGCAAATTGCACGTCACACAACTCAGCGAAGCACTGCATATCAATACACACTCCGAGCAAATACC ATACCGAGCCCTCTATCCTTACAGACCTCAGAACGAGGATGAGCTCGAGTTGAAGGAAGGAGACATGGTATACGTGATGGAGAAGTGCGACGACGGTTGGTACGTCGGCTCTAGCCAGAGGACCGGTTACTTCGGCACTTTCCCAGGCAACTACGTGGAGCGATTGTGA